Part of the Candidatus Omnitrophota bacterium genome is shown below.
GCAAGGAAGGCATAACAAAAACATCCATTGCCGATAGCATATCCCTGGTATTGCCGGCCTCCGGAATAAAGAGCACGTTCTCCTTAATAGCTAAAGCATCTACTTCCTTGATCAAGACATTCTTCATTTTTCCTTCGCCAATAATCAGCAGCTTGGCAGTTGGAAAAATTTCTACGACTTTGCGCATCGCCCGGATAAGATAAATATGCCCTTTAACATCGGAGAGGCGGGCGATAATACCGACCACAGGGGCATCATTTATGCCTAAATCTTTGCGCAGATTATCTCTTGCCGAAAAATCCCCGAAATTATCAGTGTCTATGCCGTTATTGATTACACTTATATTTTTAGCATCAAGTTTAAGATCGGCAATCAGATGCTCTTTAACCTCTCTACTTATGGCGATCACCGCCTGGCCCCAATAAGGAAACAACAGGCGCGAAAGTTTTGGCTTAAAAAAACCGTGGCAGGTAAAAACATGCGGGATATTTAAAGCCCGGCTTAATAAATTTCCTAAAACCTGCGTAGTCCGGCTGTTAGAATGCACCAGGTTAAGGTTAAGATTAAGTTTTTTAGCTTCTTTTCTCAGCTTTAAAAAACTAAAAATAATTTTCGGGCTGATTTCATTTTTTGTCATCAAGGAGATCCGTATATGTTTTACCCCCAAGCCAATAAATTTATCCGTCAGCTCTCCGCCGCTTGAGGCCAAATAAATATTATGGCCTTTCTGTTTTAACCCTGCGGCCAAAGTGTACAGGTAGCTGGTTACTCCCCCGACATTAAGATGATTGGCGATAAAAAGTATGTTCATTT
Proteins encoded:
- a CDS encoding glycosyltransferase family 4 protein, producing the protein MNILFIANHLNVGGVTSYLYTLAAGLKQKGHNIYLASSGGELTDKFIGLGVKHIRISLMTKNEISPKIIFSFLKLRKEAKKLNLNLNLVHSNSRTTQVLGNLLSRALNIPHVFTCHGFFKPKLSRLLFPYWGQAVIAISREVKEHLIADLKLDAKNISVINNGIDTDNFGDFSARDNLRKDLGINDAPVVGIIARLSDVKGHIYLIRAMRKVVEIFPTAKLLIIGEGKMKNVLIKEVDALAIKENVLFIPEAGNTRDMLSAMDVFVMPSLQEGLGLALMEAMAQGLAVAGTAVGGIKTLIQDRVNGLLVGPADVEGLSAAIIGLLEDYNLRRNLGIKARKFIADNFSKEQMVDQTLRVYKRCLE